A section of the Macaca thibetana thibetana isolate TM-01 chromosome 10, ASM2454274v1, whole genome shotgun sequence genome encodes:
- the LOC126929311 gene encoding cystatin-9-like has translation MLGLPWRGALPWVLLLLLLGFQLPLIHAWHFHEQRDCDEYNVMARYLPATVEFAVHTFNQQSKDHYAYRLVHILNSWKEQVESKTVLSMELLLGRTRCGKFEDDIDNCPFQESPELNDTFTCFFTISTRPWRTYFSLLNKTCLEGFH, from the exons ATGCTGGGCCTGCCGTGGAGGGGAGCTCTGCCTtgggtgctgctgctgcttctcttagGCTTCCAGCTCCCGCTGATCCATGCCTGGCATTTCCACGAGCAAAGGGACTGTGACGAATACAATGTCATGGCTCGTTACCTCCCTGCCACAGTGGAGTTTGCCGTGCACACATTCAACCAACAGAGCAAGGACCATTATGCCTACAGACTGGTGCacatcttgaattcctggaagGAGCAG GTGGAGTCCAAGACCGTACTCTCAATGGAGCTACTGCTGGGGAGAACCAGGTGTGGGAAGTTTGAAGATGACATTGACAACTGCCCTTTTCAAGAGAGCCCAGAGCTGAACGat ACTTTCACCTGCTTCTTCACCATCAGCACCAGACCCTGGAGGAcatacttcagcctcctgaacaaGACCTGCTTGGAGGGATTCCACTAA